From one Triticum aestivum cultivar Chinese Spring chromosome 4B, IWGSC CS RefSeq v2.1, whole genome shotgun sequence genomic stretch:
- the LOC123091145 gene encoding cyclin-D5-1, with product MEAEDYAAGCCFSLMCQEDGADLGDGFADDDGGKLLLMCSAGDDNDGEEDEEGYMDHLVSKESSFCSADPSPSMASEDWFQCARRDTVRWILETRGHFGFSHRTAYVAIAYFDRFSLRRCVDRSVMPWAARLLAIACVSLAAKMDECQAPALSEFRADDDYDFSCDSIRRMEMLVLSTLDWRMGAVTPFDYLPCLSSRLRRFNGGGRGGGGGLIAVKAAALIFSAAEAASVLDYRPSTVAAVAVLAATHGALTREPLESKISSLSPTCLLEKEDVYACYTMMLRDPSSPSKTAKRSASDRGDADSTYARLDAASFSVAAAMNNNKRVRLELPAVHR from the exons ATGGAGGCCGAGGACTACGCGGCCGGGTGCTGCTTCTCCCTCATGTGCCAAGAGGACGGCGCCGACCTCGGCGACGGCTTcgccgacgacgacggcggcaagcTGCTGTTGATGTGCAGCGccggcgacgacaacgacggcgaGGAAGACGAGGAGGGGTACATGGACCACCTGGTGTCCAAGGAGAGCAGCTTCTGCTCCGCCGATCCGTCGCCTTCCATGGCGTCCGAGGACTGGTTCCAGTGCGCGCGCCGCGACACCGTCCGGTGGATCCTTGAG ACGCGCGGGCACTTCGGGTTCTCCCACCGCACGGCGTACGTGGCGATTGCCTACTTTGACCGCTTCTCCCTCCGGCGATGCGTTGAC AGGTCGGTGATGCCGTGGGCGGCGCGGCTGTTGGCCATCGCGTGCGTGTCGCTTGCGGCGAAGATGGATGAGTGCCAGGCGCCGGCGCTGTCGGAGTTCCGCGCCGACGACGACTACGATTTCAGCTGCGACTCCATCCGCCGCATGGAGATGCTCGTGCTCTCCACGCTCGACTGGCGGATGGGCGCGGTCACGCCCTTCGACTACCTCCCCTGCCTCTCCTCCAGGCTCCGGCGATTCAACGGCGGAGgccgcggaggtggcggcggcctcATCGCCGTCAAGGCCGCCGCCCTCATCTTCTCCGCCGCGGAAG CCGCGAGCGTCCTCGACTACCGGCCGTCCACCGTGGCCGCCGTCGCCGTCTTGGCGGCCACCCACGGCGCGCTCACGAGGGAGCCACTGGAATCCAAGATCAGCAGCCTCTCCCCGACCTGCCTCCTCGAGAAG GAGGATGTATATGCCTGCTACACCATGATGCTGCGCGATCCATCGTCGCCGAGCAAGACGGCCAAGAGATCGGCGTCCGACCGGGGCGACGCCGATAGTACATACGCACGCCTGGACGCCGCCTCCTTCTCCGTCGCGGCGGCGATGAACAACAACAAGAGGGTGAGGCTGGAGCTGCCGGCCGTCCACCGgtga